gatcatttgCCTTCagatacatttgtatctttagagtaaatacccagtagtgtgattgctggtcatagggtagctccattttcaactctctgaggaacctccatgctgttttccagagtgactgcaccagcttgcattccccacaacagtgtaggagggttcccctttctccacatcctcgccaacacctgtcatttcctgacttgttaattttagccagaaAAATCAGCTTCTTGACCTAATACTGGAAACTGGAGAATGGGCGGTCAATGTCGACTGACCCAAACCTGGGAGCACAGAGAAGGAACGTCAAGCGGACAGGCAAGTGGGGCACCATATGACCCAGGCCTCCTTGGTAAATCACAACTCAGGCTCCTTTGGTAGAAACAGCGCCCTAAGGACGGCACCAGTAGCGGATATGGGAGAAGAATATCAGAGGGCTGTGGGTCTTGGTCCTTTCTGAGAGAGCACTGCAGAGCAGCCTGGGCCGTGAATTTGAGATTAGCATCCTGTGCTGACTTCACCTGAGTCACACACATGTCTTGGTGTCCTGTGTGTACAACAAAGTAAATTCCAGGCGTGTCCGCAGCTGGGTTTTATGGAAAATCGATGCCTTCCCTTGAGCTCCCATTGTACTAGAAATTTGTCAGAAAATGTGAGTGAGGAGGTCAGGGGTTTTTGAGACCCCCCGGGAAACTCTCTCTGCAAAAGGGTGACACCGAAACCACAGGAGTGGATAAGATTTTCACAGGGTTACCGGGGATGTGGGACATCAGTGCATCTTCCTTTTTTCCAAGGGactgaaaaaaagaatgggggaaaGAATGGAGGTCTAAGAATTCATACTCCTCTTCAAGAGAAGTAGATGGTCCCTGTGTGGCCTGTTCCAGCAAGGTCTTCGATATCAAGAACTGTAAAAGGTACGTTTGATTTGCTCGTGGGACACCCAGAAGAGAAGAATGTCAGTCAAGTGGTTGCGTGAGCAGGGcggggttgggagggaggggggtATGCCAGATCTAAGAGTGAGTGGCAAAAAAGCGACCAGGAGGGCTGATGGCttttgcaggaaacctggctttgcAAGAGAGAAAGCTACAGGGAAAGAGCCAGAAAGTTATAGGATGAAGTTACCGCGGACATATGATATTAATACGTCCTACTTCCCCTCTACCCGACCTGCCCCctccagttaatttttttcagtgaacaGAAATGAATGAACAACCAGACAAAAACAGTTCCACTCACGAGGGACACACAGGTCAAAGTCCTCCTGAGAAAAACTGTCAGATTGGACAAAAGCAACTGGTATGGCAAATGGATATATTAGGGGTTCATGGTATTTGGAGAGGGTTCAACTTGGGGATCTCTGAGGTGAGCCTGGACTTGGGTGGAATGTGGGTCCCCTCAGGATTTCACGGGGAAGGTTCTCTGCTGCTCTGTGATGATGGGgctcccctaccccacccccccacttttCACTCTGCTCCTGGCAGGGCTGGTCACATTTCACACATCTTCTCTCTGTCACTCACCTCCCTTGATTTTATAGCCCAGTGTTCTGTGCAGTAAAATCCTGCCCCTGGAGAAGAATATTTGTGGAGAAGATAGTGATTTTATAGGgtccagtgtttttatttttttaaaaaacctaactTTTCTCccctgtgtttttaaagattttatttatttattcgaaggagagagagcgtgagcttgagcaggtggggaaggagcagaggcagaaggagaagcagactccccgctgagcagggagccccatgtaggactcgaacccagcactctgagatcatggcctgagcccaaggcaggcactcaactgactgagccacgcaggcgccctgtgATTCTAAATCTTTGCATATATGAATCCACCAAATCCTTCTCCCAAGATAATCCTGTTACCCCATTTTGCAAAAAGGGGGCACTAAGTCTCAGAGAAGTAGGAGCTTGCTCAAGGCCTACcactagcaagtggcagagccaagatctGGACACAGAGAGGCTTACCCTCGTGTCTCTGTTCCTGAACTTTTGCCATGGGAACCGAGAATGGTAATAGATGGTACAAAGTTGAATTGTCTCGTAAGGTTAAGTTTAttacccccgcccccctcccccacacacaccaaggtgaaaatttaaagaaatgtatttatattatttaggACAGCCTGGACTATTATTAAGCTAAATAAACAGCATATGAGGCTGAGATTCCGTTACTAATCTGTTACACTGAAATTCACACTTTCAAagtttcccttttgtttccagGTGAAGTATTTCATTTGTATGTCAGTCTCTGTGTTTGGGGGCCCTTCAGATTATATTCTTCTAAAATCTTTCAGAAGAACCTTCCTTTCCCTACGTGTgctacagttttaaaataagttatcGGGGTTTACCGAAGCATCTTTGTTGCTTGTCTTTTCCATTAAGCTCCCTTTCTTTTCCAATGGCAAATGTCTCCAGGTCAAGTCTTTTGAAATGTTCCACTAACGCTCTTGAAAGCCATTCTGGGAAAATTCTCCTTTTCAAATCTGGCTTTTACTGAGAGTAGAGCTTTCAGGTAGCTGCAAAGCCCTGATGGGTCTACACGCCCAGGGGTGTGATTGTTCAGAAACTGAACCTCAGAACACCCAAGGGGGGGGGGCTGTGTGCCCCCTGGGTTCTCACTGTGCCTTGAGACACTTCAGACAATCCACCTGAGTCTGTCCAGCCAACAGCTGCAGAAAGGTTTTACTCCCTTGTTCCTGTCCTCCATAAATGCTAATTGGGACTTTCATCCCCATCAGATTTCAGAAGCCAACTGGTATTTTGCAAGTATAAAGGGAATTCTGTTCCAGCTtggttgctggtttttttttttaagactttgtttatttatttgacagacagagatcacaactaggcagagacaggtggggggggttggggggttggggtgggaagcaggctccctgcggagcagagagcctgatgtggggcttgatcccaggaccctgggatcatgacctgagctgaaggcagaggctttaacccactgagccacccaggtgtccctgcttggttgtttttaatattgtatatgtatatttgtatatattatatatttatatatttatatttttaagcctaaatatatatttatatgtatttattttaaagtaggccccatgcccagaatgaagcccaacatggggcttgaacttgcaaCCTTGACATCAATACccaggctgaggggcacctgggtggcacagatggttaagcatccaactcttgatcttggctcaggtcacgatctcagtggTGAcactgagccctgtgtggggctctgcgctcagtgtggagtctgcttaagactgtctcttcctggggtgcctgggtggctcagtgggttaaagcctctgcctttggctcaggtcatgatctcagggtcctgggattgagccccatatggggctctctgctcagcgaggagcctgcttcctcctctctctctgcctgcttgtgatctctgtcagtcaaataaataaataaaatctaaaaaaaaaaaaaaaaaaaaaaaaaaagactgtctcttcctctccctctgcccctccttgtctttaaaataaataagtaaatttttttaaaaacaacaatccAGAAAGTCCCAAGCTAAGATCAGGAGTCAGAGattcactgactgagctactcagtgccttatatatatattaggtacCATTACCTTACTTATACCAGGtacccttatatatatatatttattatataaattttataccaTGGATTTCTTTATTCAGAATCACCTAACTTGAGGAAATTCACAACATCTTTTGAAAATCAAATTAAGCTGTTTATTTCTGTAGGTGAAACATCTGTACTTCCATGACATTATGGCAAAAGTTATGGAACATTTACTTTCAtacaacataaaacaaaattatccTGTTCTTACTCTGAATACGTTGTCTGTTTCATAGCAACAGATAGAGCGGCAGTTAAAATGCTTGGCGTTTCAAAACCCCGGACCACAGGTAGCAGACTTTAATCCTGAAACaaggcagcagaaaaagaaagctCGGATGTCAAAGATGAATGagtatttttctgtaaaatacaAGTAAGATTCATGATTTATTACATTTGATTTGTGGGATTACAAAATGCAATCCTTGGCATTTTTGGCATTTCTTGGCAAAGGAAGAGTTGCCccctttttatgttttaaaaatctcttttctaaAGTACAATATCGTCCTGTGTGTTTGGAAGTTAGCAACTTCAAGAAATAGACAATAATCCCAAGCTGcgaatcaattatttttaaaggcttcAGAAGCTCTTTGGTTAGAGTAATAGCTTCAGTAAGAAAGAtgattaaaagtaagaaaaatgttcTCACTTGAAGGAGAAATAATATAACTGTGGGAATGGATTCAGTGTCAAATGTGTACAGATATGTCATAAGTACAATGATaactgatgtaggaaagatgttggGGTTTggagccaatggccaagaaagaattcttgagatgtctttggtgcacaAAGGTGGTTTtatgaaagaaaacacagggacAGGATCTGTGGGCGGAAGGAGCTATACTGTGGTCACGAGGAGAGGTCCAtcatatactttcaagttgggagggggttagggatagagtgagtctctaaggaattttggaagtaaGGTATTCAGGACTTGAGGGAACTAGCTATTGTTGGGataaggtcatttattaccatctaataaaaccttagtcatgagagcCTTCAGATGTCTGtcggtgggtcatatgcttgggggctGACCGCCAACGTATATTAAgtggtagagataaaggaagtttccaaaggaatttttatatgtgaaaGCTGATGAATttgacaaaatgaaaattaagaatttatgcCCATCTCTTGATCATCAAGAGATGGgcataaatttcattaaaaacaatgaaagacaACCACAAGACAGGAGAAGCTATTTGTAATTTGAAAGATCAGTGTCCAAAATATACACAAGTCaacaagaaaaatataagcattcaaagaaaaaaaatgaaccactCAATGAATAGGCATTTCGTAGAAAAGGCTAATAAATATTCGAATACAGCATCTCGTCAGTATGATGAGAGGCAGAAAGACAGCATTTAGTCTGATGATATCAATGTTGATGAAGCCACTGGACATGGGTTGAGCGTAATATTATACAACCACTCTAAAAAGCCTGGTATTACCTGTTTTCCTTAGGACCTAACATCTTCCCTCCTGGATATGTATCCCAGAAAAGCTCCTGTAGAGGTATACCAGGAGACACGTTCAAAAGTCTCATAGCATTGCTATGAtagtaaagaaaataagatagTAATAATTA
This genomic interval from Neovison vison isolate M4711 chromosome 1, ASM_NN_V1, whole genome shotgun sequence contains the following:
- the ARL14EPL gene encoding ARL14 effector protein-like — protein: MNEQPDKNSSTHEGHTGQSPPEKNCQIGQKQLQQIERQLKCLAFQNPGPQVADFNPETRQQKKKARMSKMNEYFSVKYKVRKKYDKSGRLICNDADLCDCLEKNCLGCFYPCPKCNSNKCGPECRCNRRWVYDAIVTEAGEVVSSLPYPVPD